A region of Flammeovirga agarivorans DNA encodes the following proteins:
- a CDS encoding T9SS type A sorting domain-containing protein, translating into MKKLLLYVLLFWSTQTLYAQNGNYYVEYDENIVETPVYESTLLEEMSGICASRRYPGHFWVHNDSGDDPLLYLIDTLGNVVSHGLINDVNNKDWEDIVAFEKDGKNYLMVAAFGDNNTKRTQYQLVLMEEPEVDLESDTQWNHDIIKEIKYAYNGGETSYNHESLAVDLPNNRIFFVTKRGSAKNTTIYTIPLLIDEDNTIHEPVEIGRADIDAATGMDISYDNHRAIIISVEDMIEYTRNDGETWEEAFAKEAKRIVRPSTGRTEAVCYALNGLDIHIVREGTNHPMFIVRGKKVEIEGESPTTPEDPDEDETPNDGDQDDTDNTDDDQVLSSDVEVLTQLSIYPVPSSDRLFIQMREGTITGYTLHGINGKSIGTKSKIDQKNISIDVYNMEAGIYVLTLTTSLGISKHKIVIQ; encoded by the coding sequence ATGAAAAAATTACTTTTATATGTACTCCTCTTTTGGAGTACCCAGACACTGTATGCTCAAAATGGAAATTACTATGTGGAATATGATGAAAACATAGTCGAAACTCCTGTGTATGAAAGTACATTATTGGAAGAGATGAGTGGAATTTGTGCCTCAAGAAGATATCCAGGACATTTTTGGGTGCACAATGATTCAGGAGATGATCCATTATTGTATTTAATTGATACACTTGGTAATGTCGTATCACATGGGCTAATCAACGATGTGAACAATAAAGATTGGGAAGATATTGTCGCTTTTGAAAAAGACGGAAAAAACTATCTGATGGTCGCGGCATTTGGTGACAATAATACTAAAAGAACACAGTATCAATTGGTATTAATGGAAGAGCCAGAAGTTGATCTTGAATCCGATACTCAATGGAATCATGATATTATCAAGGAAATAAAATATGCTTATAATGGAGGAGAGACTTCTTATAATCATGAATCTTTGGCCGTTGATTTACCGAACAATAGAATCTTTTTTGTAACCAAAAGAGGTAGTGCAAAGAATACGACTATTTATACAATCCCATTACTGATAGATGAAGATAATACCATTCATGAACCAGTAGAAATTGGAAGAGCAGATATTGATGCTGCTACTGGAATGGATATATCTTACGATAATCATAGAGCTATCATCATTAGTGTGGAAGATATGATTGAATATACCCGTAATGATGGTGAAACTTGGGAAGAAGCTTTTGCTAAAGAAGCAAAGAGAATAGTAAGACCAAGTACTGGAAGAACAGAAGCGGTTTGCTACGCTTTAAATGGACTTGATATCCATATCGTTAGAGAAGGAACTAATCATCCAATGTTTATTGTAAGAGGGAAAAAGGTTGAAATTGAAGGTGAATCTCCAACAACACCGGAAGATCCCGATGAGGATGAAACGCCTAATGATGGAGATCAAGACGATACTGATAACACTGATGACGACCAGGTTTTATCATCAGATGTTGAAGTACTCACTCAATTAAGTATCTACCCTGTTCCATCATCGGATCGATTGTTTATTCAAATGCGAGAAGGAACCATTACCGGTTATACTTTACATGGAATTAATGGAAAGTCTATCGGTACAAAATCTAAAATAGATCAAAAGAATATTTCAATAGATGTGTACAATATGGAGGCTGGTATTTATGTACTTACACTCACCACATCTTTGGGTATTTCAAAACATAAAATAGTGATTCAATAG
- a CDS encoding sulfatase, whose amino-acid sequence MKNLLLLLLALSYCSIVVAGDKKKPKKMNVLFISVDDLNIHLPSFGYTSVSAPNIEKLKDQGVLFQQAYCQYPVCGPSRASFLTSMYPPQTKIFSNGPHVTDTRPDAVSIGKVFQENGYWVANTGKVYHPNAEDFEWDAKRTLKMEDNDLVLHLKGKFEKEYGPIDNEEKRKAWEVIKKQYQDDDRQGKHALPLPIKDGIPLEDDLNLATFSEWIDEASYGDKPFFIAYGFHKPHVQYTAPQRFFDMYPLDKIHPEKVPIDDWNNKPLIASWKRYEAFEDIYFGLSSMEARKRYMQGYYACISYIDDILGQMVNKLKEKDLWDNTIIVFFSDHGYHMGNHYLYGKVSLYEESAKSPLIIRVPDNKNNGTSVKKTVELIDVYPTVTELIGLSNPTTVEGTSLVSLLKNPEDKNFQKVALTYAKRGKLMGKSIRTDRYRYTQWGEDENQSELYDYEIDPKEYMNKVNDPDYTDVLKQMRKIYKDKVTEANIIDIKSK is encoded by the coding sequence ATGAAAAATCTTTTATTACTATTACTTGCATTAAGTTACTGTTCCATCGTAGTAGCTGGCGATAAAAAGAAACCAAAAAAAATGAACGTTCTTTTTATCTCTGTAGATGATTTAAATATTCACTTACCATCCTTTGGGTATACCAGTGTAAGTGCTCCCAATATTGAGAAGTTAAAAGATCAAGGTGTATTGTTTCAACAAGCCTATTGCCAATATCCAGTTTGTGGTCCATCAAGAGCTTCTTTCTTGACAAGTATGTATCCTCCTCAAACTAAAATTTTTTCAAACGGACCTCATGTTACGGATACCAGACCGGATGCGGTAAGTATTGGTAAAGTTTTCCAAGAAAATGGTTACTGGGTAGCAAATACTGGTAAAGTATATCATCCGAATGCAGAAGATTTTGAGTGGGATGCCAAAAGAACATTAAAAATGGAGGACAATGATTTAGTACTTCATCTAAAAGGGAAGTTTGAAAAAGAATATGGCCCCATTGATAACGAAGAAAAAAGAAAAGCATGGGAAGTGATCAAGAAACAATATCAAGATGATGATCGCCAAGGAAAACATGCTTTGCCATTACCTATAAAAGATGGTATTCCTTTAGAGGATGACCTGAATTTAGCCACTTTCTCAGAGTGGATCGACGAGGCATCTTACGGAGATAAACCTTTCTTTATTGCTTATGGATTCCATAAACCTCATGTGCAGTATACAGCACCACAGCGTTTTTTTGATATGTATCCGTTGGACAAAATACATCCAGAAAAAGTGCCAATTGATGACTGGAACAATAAACCATTAATTGCTTCTTGGAAGAGATATGAGGCGTTTGAAGATATCTATTTTGGACTGTCATCTATGGAAGCTAGAAAGAGATATATGCAAGGGTACTATGCTTGTATTTCATATATCGATGACATTCTTGGTCAGATGGTAAATAAGCTGAAAGAAAAAGATTTATGGGATAATACTATTATAGTATTCTTTAGTGATCATGGCTACCATATGGGTAATCATTATCTATACGGTAAAGTGTCTTTATATGAAGAAAGTGCGAAATCACCACTAATCATTAGAGTGCCTGATAACAAGAATAATGGTACATCTGTAAAGAAAACGGTAGAGTTAATTGATGTCTACCCAACGGTAACGGAACTGATTGGACTGTCTAATCCAACGACTGTAGAAGGAACAAGTTTAGTATCTCTATTGAAAAACCCTGAGGATAAAAATTTCCAAAAAGTTGCACTTACTTATGCAAAAAGAGGTAAATTAATGGGTAAGTCAATTAGAACAGATAGATATCGATACACACAGTGGGGAGAGGATGAAAACCAATCGGAATTGTATGACTACGAAATAGATCCAAAAGAATATATGAATAAAGTGAATGATCCTGATTACACTGATGTTCTTAAACAAATGAGAAAGATCTATAAAGACAAGGTCACAGAGGCAAATATTATTGATATCAAAAGTAAATAA